The Pseudoalteromonas tunicata genome segment TTTTAGGCTCTGTGATCAGCCACACCAATGCGAATACCCTTATTGATTTTTTAAACAATCATGTGGTCTTCGATGAGTTCCACGAATACGTAAACATGCCCGCGTTTAACTTGCTATTTGCCGAGTTGATTGCAGCTAAAAAAGTAAAAGAGCAACAAGCGAATACGCTATTGGTCTCAGCAACTCCGCACTATGCGTTTGTTGAAGACTTACTGGGCATTCACCCCGATGACATCATAGAAATGCCATCGTTTAATCAAAGCAATTATCAACTCAATTTTAAAATATTTGACGATACCAAACTTGATAACAGCAACCCATTATTTACTCCGCAAAGTGACTGTACTTTTGTTATTAGTAATATGGCACTCACCGCACAAAATGGTTTTATCACAAATCAACATATTGAAAATGCGGTATTACTGCACTCTAAATTTATCAAAAGTGACAAGCAAAAATGGTTTGAAGAAGTATTTGAATCATACAGACGAGGTGGCACACGTAAATTTGAAGTGCTACGAAGCGGCCCTATTGTTCAGGCGTCATTAAACATCAGTTGTGATTACATGATCGCTGAAATAACAAATGCTGAAGATTGCCTTCAACGTTTAGGGCGACTAGATAGATTTGGTGAAAACGAAAAGGTAAATATTTACACCTTAGCAGTGCCAGAATCTATCGCCGCATCAAAAGGCAATAGCCCTGCATCACGATTTTTAGCTAAGTTGTATGTGCTTAAGTCTGTGCGCGAATGGTATCAGTTTTTATTAAATTCATTACAGGATAAACCATTCAACTTACCTGAAATTTACAGGCTTTATAAAGACTTTCATCATTTAGAAAATACAAAAAAATATATCGAAAGTGATCTAGTGGCTGCACTAAAAGCCAGTGTCATGAAGATAAACGGGAAGATCATCGACCCGATTGTTGTACCACCTAAAAAGAACAAAGAGAAAAAGCGCAGTAAAATTAGTAAAGGCTCATTGCGCGGTGATAACCGTTTTGTGCAAATGGCAGTTGTTGACCTCAGTCAGTCGGAGTATCAATACATTGAACAGTATGCTTATACAATGCCGCTTGATGACGAAAGCGATATTGATAATTTAACCTATTCTACGAATGCTATTTTGGGGTATGGACAAAGTGATAAAGACTTACTTTCACACATGTTCAAAAAACATCACAACATTATGGGGGGCACTAAGTCGTATAACGATAATGCATTATTAAATGAAGCGCGTGACCCTGAATCACCTATTTATTTAAGTTATACCACTAACGATTTGCTACCAGTGGGCGGTGAGAGTGCACGCCACCCTCATGCTATTTATTACGCAGTCTGTGATAAACAACCCATAGGCGCAATGTCAATTAAACAAATTAATCAAACCACAGAAGATGAGGAATAAATTATGGAAAAAGTAACTGGAATTAAAAGTGTTGATTTCAAAATTAAAGCAGTAGGTCATGGCGTTGTGAATTGGAATGGACCAACGACTTTAACGGGTGATAGCGGAAAAACAGTAGATAATCACACACTGCCAAAACTAAGAGGATATTCAAATTTAACGGGGAAAATAAAAGACGAGACAGGTTATAAATATAAAAAAGAGGCAACTGATATCGATTTTAAAAAAACGCCTTTATATATTAGTCAAAACTGTATTCGCCATCATTTATTCAAAGAACAAGCCTTTGATTTGCATTTTGCCGGTGAAAAAAATTTAGAAAAAGTGTTGGCATCCATTACTGGTCTTGTACGAGGTTACGTCGTACCTTCAAGCCAATGCAAAAGAACAAGTCCATTGTTAATGGAGGATTTTGTTGACCAGTTAGGGAATGGCAACTTTGAACAATTTGGTCAAGCGGGTGAACGTGATAGCTCATCATTCTTTTCTAAAACAACGTTTGGGGATACCGAATATTTATCTTATGGTTCAATCAGCATTGAACAATTACAGTTTATCTCGCTAGATAAAAAGTTTGACCGTGCAAGTATGATTATTAAAGAAGGTCAAGGTGAAGAAGTTGCAGCTACCGTTCAAGGTTTTATCAAAGAATTAAACCCATCATTAAACCCAGTAGCTACTTTTCATAGCAACTATGTCCGTAAAGGCACTATTTTCGAAGAAGGAGAGTGCGGAATTTTACTCAATGACGATGCAGTTCAAGCAATCGTTGAGCATACTCTATCCCGCATAGCCGATTTAAGTATCCGCCAAGCCAAAGGTTATATGTATGTTGATGAAATCACTGTTGATTATAATGATAGTCATAAAATGATGCGCATTAAGCGTGATGAATCCGAAATTGTAACCAAGCCAAAATATCAATTCGCTCAATATTTT includes the following:
- the cas7fv gene encoding type I-Fv CRISPR-associated protein Cas7fv, whose amino-acid sequence is MEKVTGIKSVDFKIKAVGHGVVNWNGPTTLTGDSGKTVDNHTLPKLRGYSNLTGKIKDETGYKYKKEATDIDFKKTPLYISQNCIRHHLFKEQAFDLHFAGEKNLEKVLASITGLVRGYVVPSSQCKRTSPLLMEDFVDQLGNGNFEQFGQAGERDSSSFFSKTTFGDTEYLSYGSISIEQLQFISLDKKFDRASMIIKEGQGEEVAATVQGFIKELNPSLNPVATFHSNYVRKGTIFEEGECGILLNDDAVQAIVEHTLSRIADLSIRQAKGYMYVDEITVDYNDSHKMMRIKRDESEIVTKPKYQFAQYFYAK